The sequence GGGGATCACTCACCGGGACGCCGCCTATTTCATCGACGCCTTCCAGTCCACCGGGGCCATGGACAGGACCGTGGTCTTCCTTAACCTCGCCTCGGACCCGACCATCGAAAGGCTGCTGACCCCGCGAGTGGCCCTGTCGGCCGCCGAACACCTGGCCTTTGCCCATGGCATGCACGTGCTGGTGGTCCTGACCGATATGGCCAACTACTGCGAGGCGCTACGGGAGATCGGCAACGCCCGCGAGGAGATCCCCGGCAGGAGGGGATATCCCGGTTACATGTACACGGACCTCGCGGGGATCTACGAGCGTGCCGGCCGTATCCGCGGCCGCGGCGGCAGCGTCACCCAGATCCCTATCCTCTCCATGCCGGACGACGACATCACCCACCCCATCGCGGACCTGACAGGGTATATCACCGAGGGACAGATCGTTCTCTCCCGGGAACTGCACCGGAAAGGGATCTTTCCTCCCATCGACGTTCTGCCAAGCCTGTCACGCCTTATGAACCTGGGGATCGGAGAAGCCAAAACGCGCCCCGACCACAGGAACGTAGCCGACCAGGTCTACGCCTTTTACGCGAGGGGAAGAGACCTGAGACGGATGGAAGCGGTCGTGGGTGAGGACGCCATGACTACAGAGGACCAGCGGTTCCTGGCCTTCGCGAGGGAGTTCGAGGATACCTATTTAAACCAGGGCAGCAGGGGCCGCACGGTCGCCGAATCCCTCGCGCTTGTCTGGCGCCTGTTCCGGGAGTTTCCCTCCTCGGACCTTACGAGGATAGACCGTCGCTGGCTGGATCTTTATCACCCGTCGGCCCAAAGGAATGGCCGCGAAGAGGAGCCGGAATGAGCGCACCGGCCACCAGGACGAACCTCATGGAGTTCAGGGCGAGAAAACAGCTGGTCCTTGCGGGGGTCGATCTGCTCAAGAGCAAGAGGGAGGCGCTCATAAGGGATTTTTTTCGCATCGTTGATACCATCATGAACAGCAGGGAGGTCATGGCGCGGGACGTTCTGAAATCCATGACCATGGCCGGGCTGGCCAGATCTTTCGCGGGCAGCCAGGGAATGAGCGCCGCAGCCCTCTCGGCCAGGAGACAGATCCCCATAAGCCTCCGTGAGGTCAACATCTGGGGGATCCGCATTCCGGAGATCCATTTTACCTCCCTCAGGAGGACGCCCGAGGCGAGGGGGATGCTTCCCATGGACACCTCCCCCTACATCCTCGAAACAGCGGAAAAATACGAAAAACTCCTCGAGACGCTGCTGCGAACCGCAAGCGAGGAAATAAGACTCAAGAGGCTCGGGGAAGAGATCCGCAAAGTCAGTCGCCGGATCAACGCCCTGGACCAGACAGTCATCCCTTCCCTTACCAACCGCATACACGCCATACAGGAGACCCTCCAGGAGAGGGAACGGGAGGATATATTCCGCCTCAAGCACATAAAGCACCTAAGAACCGGGGAACCCGGCCAGTGGCAGGATCATCGCGAGTAAGGACGTGATCGAGGCGGACCGGAGGGCAGCACCGCTATTGGGCACGATCCGGAGAACATTGGGCACCTGGCTTCGGCAAGGTAGAACGTATAGGTAGTTCAAGATTCAGATCTTCCTGGAAATGATTACCTCCAAATGAGACCTGCATTCCTGAAACAGATAGCTGCCATTCCCAGCGCCGATGAATTTCTTCTCTCGCCCGTTCCCTACGGTCACTAAAGACGCAAAGGAAGCCCGGAAGTTCAAAACACCTTCAAGATCTTTTCTCCTCACAAGAGCCGGTGATTCCGTCCAAACCTGGGTGAAAGTAAACTTTCATCCAGATACGGGCGGGACAAACGAGCGAGAGACAGATCTCTTCCTGTTTAATATAATTATTCCTTTACTCAGGCACCCGTTTACCGGAAGAACCCATAATTCAAAAAAAAGAACCCGCTCCGTATCCTGAATCCTGAATTCAAGATATAGCGGATGAAATTTCATATTGCTTTCAGAAAGGAATGCCAAATGTCTGAACCCAACCACACTGGCAGCTGCCTCTGCGGAGCCGTGCGCTACGAGATACACAGCGAACTCGCAGGTGTCGCCTGCTGTCACTGCTCCAAGTGCCGTACTTTCCACGGCCATTTCGCCGCCTACGTCCTCACGACAGTGGATGATCTGAAGATCATCGAAGACAGCGGTCTGAAGTGGTTCCGTTCCATCACGGACGAGACCCCCAGCGTCTACAGAGGGTTCTGCAGCGATTGCGGTTCCTCCCTGTTCTGGGATCCCCGGGGAGAAGACAGGATCGCCGTCGCGGCCGGCTCCCTGGATGAACCGACTGGCCTTAAAACGCTGGGACACTCCTGGATCAGCCAGAAGGGGGATTACTACGAGATCAACGACGATCTGCCCAGGTTTATTGAAGGGTGGGGAAAGAAATGAGCAATAGTTCCACCAAGGGAGAGGAACCAGGCCCTTATATTTCCCCATAGCCTTAAACTGTTACCGATACTATTTCCGTTACCTGGTTTCACTTGCCCCTGGCCCGGGCCCTTCTCCATCCAGACCAGGCTTAAAAAACACCGGGAAGTACGCCGAGATGTCAGCCATGCAGATGAAGGGATATCAGCTGTGGGAAAAACAGGTAAACCTCCGTGGTGGGCTCACCGGACGCCAGGTAGAGATCATCATCCAGGATGACAGGAGCGAGGGGCCCATCGCTCCTGGCCTCTACGAGGAGATGCTGAGCAGCCAGGAGGTAGATCTCGTTTTCGGTCCATACTCCAGCACCATCACTGCTGCCATCCTCCCCGCGGCTCAACGGCACGGCTATCCCGTCCTGATAGGTGGCGCCTCTTCGGACAAGCTATGGGCCCAGGGGCACGACAACGTTTTCGGGGTTTATACACCGGCCAGCCGGTACACGGTGGGAACCAAACCCGGACCTGGCTTTTCCCGGGTCACGCCAGTTCCTGGAGGATTTCAAAGCCGCCTACTCAACTGTTCCCTCCTGCCACGCCGCAACCGCCTATGCCTCCGGGGTCATCCTTGAGAAAGCAGTCCGCAAGGCGGGAGGTCTCGACAGGAAAGGGATCAATGAAGCCCTGTCCACCCTGGACACAATGAGCCTTATCGGGCGTTAAGGGGTGGATCGCACCGGCATGCAGATCCGACAGTTCCCCGTGATCATTCAGTGGCAAAAGGGCCGCAAGGAGATCATCTGGCCCGAGGAACTCCACCCATCAGATCCCGTGTTCGGAAAGAGGGACCATGAGTGACAGACACCGTTTCAGCAACAGCCTGAACATCCGGATCATCTTGCCGGTGGTCCTGTTGGTGCTGTTCATGTGGCTGGGGTTCAATATGTCCGTATTCAAAACGGTAGAACAGTTCCAGACCGACAG comes from bacterium and encodes:
- a CDS encoding V-type ATP synthase subunit B, producing the protein MIRRSRGLTGISGPLVTMSAEPGTFLGQMVQLVTADGLTRYGQVLELSKRTTTAQLFETTQGIDTRETWVTYLPRTASVRLSKKMLGRRFSGSGVPMDGIPSPLPEAEAEIIGAPINPIARDKPSDFIQTGISAIDLLNTLVRGQKLPIFSGSGLPSNELAVQIVKQATVPGEEEGFAIVFAAMGITHRDAAYFIDAFQSTGAMDRTVVFLNLASDPTIERLLTPRVALSAAEHLAFAHGMHVLVVLTDMANYCEALREIGNAREEIPGRRGYPGYMYTDLAGIYERAGRIRGRGGSVTQIPILSMPDDDITHPIADLTGYITEGQIVLSRELHRKGIFPPIDVLPSLSRLMNLGIGEAKTRPDHRNVADQVYAFYARGRDLRRMEAVVGEDAMTTEDQRFLAFAREFEDTYLNQGSRGRTVAESLALVWRLFREFPSSDLTRIDRRWLDLYHPSAQRNGREEEPE
- a CDS encoding V-type ATP synthase subunit D; amino-acid sequence: MSAPATRTNLMEFRARKQLVLAGVDLLKSKREALIRDFFRIVDTIMNSREVMARDVLKSMTMAGLARSFAGSQGMSAAALSARRQIPISLREVNIWGIRIPEIHFTSLRRTPEARGMLPMDTSPYILETAEKYEKLLETLLRTASEEIRLKRLGEEIRKVSRRINALDQTVIPSLTNRIHAIQETLQEREREDIFRLKHIKHLRTGEPGQWQDHRE
- a CDS encoding GFA family protein; translation: MSEPNHTGSCLCGAVRYEIHSELAGVACCHCSKCRTFHGHFAAYVLTTVDDLKIIEDSGLKWFRSITDETPSVYRGFCSDCGSSLFWDPRGEDRIAVAAGSLDEPTGLKTLGHSWISQKGDYYEINDDLPRFIEGWGKK
- a CDS encoding ABC transporter substrate-binding protein, translating into MAPLRTSYGPRGTTTFSGFIHRPAGTRWEPNPDLAFPGSRQFLEDFKAAYSTVPSCHAATAYASGVILEKAVRKAGGLDRKGINEALSTLDTMSLIGR